One region of Eleutherodactylus coqui strain aEleCoq1 chromosome 5, aEleCoq1.hap1, whole genome shotgun sequence genomic DNA includes:
- the RGP1 gene encoding LOW QUALITY PROTEIN: RAB6A-GEF complex partner protein 2 (The sequence of the model RefSeq protein was modified relative to this genomic sequence to represent the inferred CDS: inserted 1 base in 1 codon) yields the protein MIEVVAKLVRGPVFLAGEILECVVTFTNPLSALSTSASSETLAWASAQIHCQFHASDSRVQLPASEEPRQDVQAENETVFIPNRGERGQCILSTPPKILFCDLRLDPGETKSYSYSETLPLSAPPSFRGQSVKYVYKLTIGCQRVNCPIQLLRLPFRVLLLHALQGFQPLQEDEVAPSNPFLDDDEICKKDSRLLDSAVEILMSVTSRRTLHQFNISNTRGRVGTFCIFKTVYKIGEDVIGTFNFSDGEIPCLQYSVSLQTEESVQEEYRRSRGQPVSISSHAQHHESCLHTASSNFSLPVPLSSXPGFSTNIVSLKWRLHFEFVTAREPVEAPTVPENQAEIITWTGAEHIDVDTFSWDLPIRVLPTNPLLASYVSPVSSSHSICI from the exons TGAGACTCTCGCTTGGGCCAGCGCACAGATACACTGCCAGTTTCATGCTAGTGACAGCAGGGTGCAGCTCCCGGCCAGCGAGGAGCCCCGGCAGGACGTGCAGGCGGAGAATgagaccgtcttcattcctaatAGAG GTGAGAGGGGGCAGTGCATCCTTTCTACTCCTCCCAAAATCTTGTTTTGTGACCTGCGACTGGACCCCGGAGAGACCAAATCAT ATTCCTACAGTGAGACGCTGCCCCTCTCGGCTCCGCCATCCTTCAGGGGGCAGTCGGTTAAATATGTTTATAAGTTGACTATTGGCTGCCAGAGAGTGAACTGCCCCATCCAGCTGCTGCGGCTTCCGTTCCGCGTCCTGTTACTGCATG CTCTGCAGGGTTTCCAGCCATTACAAGAAGATGAAGTGGCTCCTTCGAATCCTTTCCTGGACGATGATGAAATCTGTAAGAAAGACTCAAGACTCCTGGATTCGGCAGTGGAGATCCTCATGAGCGTGACCTCCCGAAGAACCTTAC ACCAGTTTAACATCAGTAACACGCGCGGCCGGGTCGGCACTTTCTGTATTTTTAAGACCGTGTACAAGATCGGAGAGGACGTTATCGGCACGTTTAATTTTTCCGATGGTGAAATTCCCTGTTTACAG TATTCggtgtccctgcagacggaggagAGCGTGCAGGAGGAGTACAGACGCTCCCGCGGACAGCCGGTGTCCATCAGCTCGCATGCTCAGCATCATGAGTCCTGTTTGCATACCGCCAGCAGTAACTTTAGCCTCCCTGTGCCTCTCAGCT TGCCCGGCTTCAGCACTAATATTG TTTCCCTCAAATGGCGTCTTCACTTTGAGTTTGTGACCGCCCGTGAGCCTGTGGAAGCCCCCACTGTGCCGGAGAACCAAGCGGAGATCATCACGTGGACGGGGGCCGAGCACATTGACGTGGACACGTTCAGCTGGGACCTGCCTATCAGAGTGCTACCCACCAACCCACTCCTGGCCTCATATGTGTCTCCCGTCTCCTCATCACACTCCATCTGTATCTGA